In Miscanthus floridulus cultivar M001 chromosome 5, ASM1932011v1, whole genome shotgun sequence, one genomic interval encodes:
- the LOC136453615 gene encoding dolabradiene monooxygenase-like: MEGIVLLVLSVFVLLVVLSKLKSLLVAKPKHNLPPGPWTLPVIGSLHHLVAGTNIHRVMRRLAQKHGSLMTLRLGEVPALVVSSPQAAEEVMKTHDVTFSDRHVNATLSVFAFDGKDVAFAPYGERWRQLRKICVLELLSASRVQSFRRIREDEAARFMENLAASAGAAAAAVNLSKMISRFINDTFVRESVGSRCKYQDEYLDALGTALRQTSGLAVADLFPSSRLVQVLDTAPRKVLACRDRMQRILEQVIQDTKEDVDRGGEAAAAGTGREGFVGVLLRLQNERSTPIPLDDDTIVAVLFDMFAAGSETSSTTLNWCMTELVRTPEAMAKAQAEVRAAFKGKSTVGEDDLKGLSYLKLVIKEALRLHTPAPLLVPRKCRETCRVMGYDVPKGTVVFVNMWAICRDPKYWDDPEEFKPERFENSNLDYKGTNFEFLPFGAGRRICPGINLGVGNIELALASLLYHFDWKLPDGIDPKDVDVSEAAGLVASKKTSLILHPVTRIPPANV, from the exons ATGGAAGGCATAGTGCTCCTCGTCTTGTCCGTGTTCGTGCTTCTCGTCGTCCTCTCCAAGCTCAAGTCCCTACTAGTCGCGAAACCAAAGCATAACCTGCCCCCAGGGCCGTGGACGCTTCCGGTGATCGGCAGCCTCCACCACCTCGTCGCCGGCACCAACATCCACCGCGTCATGCGCAGGCTGGCGCAGAAGCACGGGTCGCTCATGACGCTCCGGCTCGGCGAGGTGCCGGCACTGGTAGTGTCGTCGCCACAGGCCGCGGAGGAGGTCATGAAGACGCACGACGTCACGTTCTCCGATCGGCACGTGAACGCCACGCTCAGCGTGTTCGCCTTCGACGGCAAGGACGTCGCGTTCGCGCCCTACGGCGAGCGGTGGCGCCAGCTCCGCAAGATCTGCGTGCTGGAGCTGCTCAGCGCCTCCCGGGTGCAGTCGTTCCGGCGCATCCGCGAGGACGAGGCTGCGCGGTTCATGGAGAACCTCGCCGcgtccgccggcgccgccgccgccgccgtcaaccTGTCCAAGATGATCTCTAGGTTCATCAACGACACCTTCGTGAGGGAGTCGGTGGGCAGCCGGTGCAAGTACCAAGACGAGTACCTCGACGCACTCGGCACGGCGTTGCGGCAGACGTCAGGGCTCGCCGTCGCCGACCTCTTCCCGTCTTCGAGGCTCGTGCAGGTTCTTGACACGGCGCCGCGTAAGGTGCTCGCGTGCCGGGACAGGATGCAGCGCATCCTCGAGCAGGTCATACAGGACACAAAGGAAGACGTGGACCGCGGTGGCGAGGCTGCGGCGGCCGGGACCGGCAGAGAGGGCTTCGTCGGCGTCCTGCTAAGGCTCCAGAACGAACGCAGCACGCCGATCCCGCTCGACGACGACACCATCGTCGCGGTGCTCTTT GACATGTTTGCTGCCGGTAGCGAGACCTCGTCGACCACGCTGAACTGGTGCATGACGGAGCTAGTCCGGACCCCGGAGGCCATGGCGAAAGCGCAGGCCGAGGTGCGGGCGGCCTTCAAGGGGAAGAGCACGGTAGGCGAAGACGACCTCAAGGGGCTCAGCTACCTCAAGCTGGTGATCAAGGAGGCCCTCAGGCTGCACACACCAGCTCCACTCCTGGTCCCTCGGAAGTGCCGTGAGACGTGCAGGGTCATGGGCTACGACGTCCCCAAGGGCACGGTCGTGTTCGTTAACATGTGGGCGATTTGCAGGGACCCCAAGTATTGGGACGATCCGGAGGAATTCAAGCCGGAGCGGTTTGAAAACAGCAACCTAGACTACAAGGGAACAAACTTTGAATTCCTTCCATTTGGAGCTGGCCGTCGGATTTGCCCGGGGATCAACCTAGGGGTGGGAAACATTGAACTTGCATTGGCGAGTCTTCTATACCACTTTGACTGGAAGCTGCCTGACGGAATCGATCCAAAGGATGTTGATGTAA